A part of Chloroflexota bacterium genomic DNA contains:
- a CDS encoding AzlC family ABC transporter permease: MNENSEVKSSRHQRPWLQGMVQAVPIVLGYIPVGFAYGVLAQKAGISAFNTLLMSIIVYAGSAQLIAVGLVSSGLAPLSIIITTFIVNLRHMLMSAALSPHLQSWRKPALAVFAYELTDESFALHATRMDGHERPKSETFAVNVTAQASWVLGTALGIFGGQMIAEIEPFALDYALPAMFIALLVMQITNKVQVIVAVLAGLFSLGLYLLGMQQWYVIIATILAATLGVVLKKWTKQPSS, translated from the coding sequence ATGAATGAGAACAGCGAAGTGAAATCAAGCCGCCATCAACGCCCCTGGCTGCAGGGGATGGTGCAGGCAGTGCCGATCGTACTGGGCTATATCCCGGTGGGATTTGCCTATGGTGTTCTGGCGCAAAAAGCGGGCATATCTGCTTTCAACACTCTGCTGATGTCGATTATTGTCTATGCCGGTTCAGCCCAATTGATCGCCGTTGGGTTGGTCTCTTCCGGGTTGGCGCCGCTTTCCATCATTATCACCACATTTATCGTCAACCTGCGGCACATGCTGATGTCCGCTGCGCTCTCGCCTCATTTGCAGTCCTGGCGCAAACCGGCGCTGGCTGTTTTTGCCTATGAACTCACTGACGAGTCCTTTGCCCTGCATGCCACCCGGATGGACGGGCATGAGCGGCCCAAGAGCGAGACCTTTGCAGTCAACGTCACAGCCCAGGCCTCCTGGGTGCTGGGGACTGCCCTGGGCATCTTTGGCGGGCAGATGATTGCGGAGATTGAGCCCTTTGCCCTGGATTATGCGTTACCGGCGATGTTTATTGCCCTGCTGGTGATGCAGATTACGAACAAGGTTCAGGTGATCGTGGCGGTTTTGGCGGGGTTATTTTCTCTTGGCTTATATCTACTCGGTATGCAGCAGTGGTATGTGATTATCGCGACCATCCTGGCTGCGACTTTAGGAGTGGTACTGAAAAAATGGACCAAACAACCATCCTCCTGA
- a CDS encoding AzlD domain-containing protein, with protein MDQTTILLTILGMAAVTYLPRVIPLLALTGRRLPEVVIDWLGYVPPAVLAAMLLPSLVVSDGQSAINAENLFFWAALPTFAAAILTRNLFVPVLVGMAVVIVGRLLMV; from the coding sequence ATGGACCAAACAACCATCCTCCTGACCATTTTAGGTATGGCTGCGGTGACTTACCTGCCGCGGGTCATCCCTCTGCTTGCACTCACGGGCCGCCGTTTGCCGGAGGTTGTGATTGACTGGCTGGGTTATGTCCCACCAGCGGTGCTGGCTGCCATGCTGCTGCCGTCATTGGTGGTGTCCGATGGGCAGTCGGCGATCAATGCAGAGAACTTGTTCTTTTGGGCTGCGTTACCAACGTTTGCAGCAGCGATCCTGACCCGTAATTTATTCGTCCCTGTGCTGGTCGGGATGGCGGTGGTGATTGTCGGCCGGTTATTGATGGTGTGA
- a CDS encoding nitric oxide synthase, which yields MTERLVLYDSYFGNTAKVATAIGEAIGAVTKKVDDVQPADFEGLQIFIIGSPTRAFRPTQKVQILLQEQKGKLAGVRGSVFDTRIPIDKTNSGFLKFMIRLFGYAGSKMAKAYQKTGATLALEPTGFAVVDSEGPLADGELERAVAWAEAILPKA from the coding sequence ATGACAGAACGATTGGTCCTCTACGATTCCTATTTTGGCAATACTGCCAAAGTAGCCACAGCGATTGGCGAAGCGATCGGTGCAGTTACCAAGAAAGTTGACGACGTCCAACCCGCTGATTTTGAAGGATTGCAGATCTTCATTATTGGCTCTCCCACCCGGGCATTCCGACCCACCCAGAAGGTGCAAATCCTTCTGCAGGAACAGAAAGGTAAGCTGGCTGGCGTTCGAGGCAGTGTCTTCGATACCCGCATCCCAATTGATAAAACCAACTCTGGCTTCCTGAAGTTCATGATCCGACTTTTCGGTTATGCGGGCTCCAAAATGGCTAAAGCCTATCAGAAAACCGGTGCGACCTTAGCGCTCGAACCCACCGGATTTGCCGTGGTTGATTCAGAAGGTCCACTGGCAGACGGCGAACTTGAACGAGCAGTGGCATGGGCTGAGGCAATTCTGCCCAAAGCATGA
- the recR gene encoding recombination protein RecR: MRTLPEPVQNLVDALARLPGVGPKTASRLTFYLLRAPEDISLSLADALHGLKEETGLCETCFNITRKDTPICEVCGSDQRDRHTICVVEEPMDVLAIEKTAGFNGLYHVLHGVLSPIEGIGPEDLKIKELYARLDADEIKEVILATNPSMEGDATAMYLNERIAPMGIRVTRLARGLPVGGDLEYADQNTLLRALAGRQDLD; this comes from the coding sequence ATGCGTACCTTACCTGAACCCGTTCAGAATCTCGTGGATGCCCTCGCCCGGCTGCCCGGTGTCGGCCCCAAGACCGCTTCTCGGCTGACCTTTTACCTCCTGCGCGCACCGGAGGATATTTCGCTCAGCCTGGCGGACGCGCTGCACGGCCTTAAGGAAGAGACCGGTCTATGCGAGACCTGTTTCAACATCACCCGCAAAGATACGCCCATTTGTGAGGTCTGCGGCAGTGACCAGCGGGACCGCCACACGATCTGTGTGGTCGAAGAGCCAATGGATGTCCTGGCGATTGAAAAGACCGCCGGCTTCAACGGGCTCTACCATGTGCTGCACGGTGTTCTCTCCCCTATTGAAGGCATTGGCCCTGAAGATTTAAAGATCAAGGAACTCTATGCCCGGTTGGATGCTGACGAGATCAAAGAAGTGATCCTGGCAACCAATCCCAGCATGGAAGGCGACGCCACGGCAATGTACCTCAATGAGCGGATTGCACCGATGGGCATTCGGGTGACTCGTCTGGCCCGCGGGCTGCCGGTTGGGGGCGACCTGGAATACGCTGATCAGAACACCCTGCTGCGTGCACTGGCCGGTCGACAGGATTTGGACTAA
- a CDS encoding YbaB/EbfC family nucleoid-associated protein gives MAKGYNRAPGGKSAGGMMAQIQQMQQQMAQAQEELSQETVTATVGGGVISVTMTGDQICKSITIAPEILEDADLEMLQDLITSGVNAALDQSRTLASEKMAPFTNMLGGMGLGL, from the coding sequence ATGGCAAAAGGTTATAATCGCGCCCCCGGCGGCAAAAGCGCCGGTGGGATGATGGCCCAAATCCAACAGATGCAGCAGCAAATGGCTCAGGCTCAGGAAGAGCTTTCTCAAGAGACCGTGACCGCCACTGTTGGCGGCGGCGTGATCAGCGTCACCATGACAGGCGATCAGATCTGCAAATCCATCACCATTGCGCCGGAAATCCTCGAAGATGCCGATCTGGAAATGCTGCAGGATCTGATCACTTCCGGTGTCAACGCCGCGCTGGATCAATCCCGCACCCTGGCATCCGAAAAAATGGCTCCCTTCACCAATATGCTGGGTGGAATGGGACTCGGGCTCTAG
- the dnaX gene encoding DNA polymerase III subunit gamma/tau, whose product MPKALYRKWRPQSWDEVAGQEHITQTLRNAVMLDRVAHAYLFSGPRGTGKTTCARLVAKAVNCLNPDLENRPCNECDHCKAITAGRFMDLIEIDAASNTSVDDVRDLRDKINFSPSQGRFKVYIIDEVHMLSTAAFNALLKTLEEPPAHAIFVLATTEIHKIPATVLSRCQRHEFRRIPIEIIVNYLKEKSQVEGLKIEEPVFMEVARQATGSLRDAISLLDQLTSTEEEISLEKAQTILGTATSLRVIEIVDALVAKDAAAGLEQIDQALDTGTDPRQLARQVVSYLRNVLLYQMDHLNSTDITDDIKPKIHAHGNQLPLPELLKAINAFNQATVDEQANWHPGLGLELAFTEYLVKPAVVVAEQTPTPQTQPTETTPVQPQQSQPKPKPKPEPVETPVQEKAVDSQKTEPRPEKIKEEKPAKPRQEPIEKEPPQTKSAAPTVEGDLKLSDIHKQWRKVKSMVGKHNPRTEGLLNTSKVVGLKDNTLILGFSSDTLKDMMDKGGNLTLTADILEEVFGTPINVNCIVSTHESSAVPEDIEIDNDGMVGTATRDLGGKITKAKEAD is encoded by the coding sequence ATGCCTAAAGCCCTTTACCGCAAATGGCGACCCCAAAGCTGGGATGAAGTCGCCGGTCAGGAACATATTACCCAAACGCTGCGCAACGCCGTCATGTTGGACCGCGTGGCGCATGCTTATCTCTTCTCCGGCCCCCGCGGCACAGGTAAAACGACCTGTGCCCGTTTGGTGGCCAAAGCCGTCAACTGCCTCAATCCGGACCTGGAAAACCGTCCCTGCAATGAATGCGATCACTGCAAGGCCATCACCGCCGGCCGGTTCATGGACCTGATCGAGATTGACGCCGCGTCCAACACCAGCGTGGATGACGTTCGCGACCTGCGTGACAAGATCAACTTCTCCCCCTCTCAGGGGCGTTTTAAAGTCTATATCATCGATGAAGTCCACATGCTATCCACCGCGGCCTTCAATGCCCTCCTGAAAACCCTGGAGGAGCCGCCAGCCCATGCCATTTTCGTGCTGGCGACCACTGAAATCCATAAGATCCCAGCCACCGTGCTTTCCCGCTGTCAGCGGCATGAGTTCCGGCGGATTCCAATTGAGATCATTGTCAACTACCTCAAAGAGAAGAGCCAGGTTGAGGGATTGAAGATCGAAGAACCCGTTTTTATGGAAGTGGCGCGGCAGGCCACAGGCAGCCTGCGGGACGCGATCTCCCTGCTTGACCAGCTGACCTCTACCGAAGAGGAAATCTCGCTAGAGAAGGCCCAGACCATTCTGGGAACAGCTACCAGCCTGCGAGTGATTGAGATCGTGGATGCCCTGGTGGCGAAAGACGCCGCAGCCGGACTGGAACAGATCGACCAGGCGCTGGATACCGGTACGGACCCCCGCCAGCTTGCCCGGCAAGTTGTGTCCTACCTCCGCAATGTCCTGCTTTATCAAATGGATCACCTCAACTCGACCGATATCACCGATGACATCAAGCCCAAAATCCATGCGCACGGAAACCAGCTTCCCCTGCCCGAATTATTGAAGGCAATCAATGCCTTCAACCAGGCAACCGTGGATGAACAGGCCAACTGGCATCCAGGCTTGGGTCTGGAATTAGCCTTCACGGAATATCTCGTTAAGCCAGCTGTCGTTGTGGCAGAGCAAACCCCAACCCCACAAACCCAACCCACGGAAACAACACCAGTCCAACCCCAACAAAGCCAACCAAAGCCCAAACCCAAACCTGAGCCGGTTGAAACACCTGTGCAGGAAAAGGCGGTTGATTCTCAAAAAACCGAACCCCGGCCGGAGAAGATCAAGGAAGAAAAACCAGCCAAACCCAGGCAGGAGCCAATCGAGAAAGAACCTCCTCAGACAAAATCCGCTGCGCCTACCGTGGAAGGCGACCTAAAGCTCAGCGATATCCACAAGCAGTGGCGCAAGGTCAAATCAATGGTCGGGAAGCATAATCCCCGCACGGAGGGCCTATTGAACACCTCCAAAGTCGTGGGCTTGAAAGACAACACGCTCATCCTGGGCTTCTCATCCGACACGCTCAAGGACATGATGGATAAGGGCGGCAACCTGACCCTGACCGCCGATATCCTTGAAGAAGTATTCGGTACACCAATCAATGTAAACTGCATCGTGAGCACACATGAAAGCAGTGCTGTGCCCGAAGATATTGAAATTGATAATGATGGAATGGTCGGCACCGCCACCCGTGACCTGGGTGGTAAAATCACCAAAGCTAAAGAAGCTGACTAA
- a CDS encoding lamin tail domain-containing protein — protein MKTKKSLLFYILLNILISAATTLIVLLIWQATHPTPDVSITLTDPNSGSGDIESTGETFAITPQPTTEFLQEGLVLTIPTVIGAGNLEIENVQILNRSDGAINLSGWQILNDRGQRFTFPAMILNQDGAVEVHSKAGTNTVIELYWQSDTPIWQPGDTVTLVDSGGETQATYQIP, from the coding sequence ATGAAGACCAAAAAAAGTCTCCTTTTTTACATCCTGCTAAATATTCTGATCTCCGCGGCAACGACCCTGATCGTCCTGCTCATCTGGCAAGCTACCCACCCCACACCGGATGTATCCATCACCTTGACTGACCCAAACAGCGGGTCAGGTGACATTGAATCGACCGGTGAAACCTTTGCTATAACACCCCAGCCCACTACTGAGTTCCTGCAAGAGGGACTGGTACTCACCATCCCAACCGTTATCGGGGCCGGGAATTTGGAAATTGAAAACGTCCAAATCCTCAACCGGAGCGACGGCGCGATCAACCTGAGTGGCTGGCAGATTCTAAATGATCGGGGACAACGGTTCACTTTCCCTGCGATGATCCTCAACCAAGATGGCGCGGTAGAGGTGCACTCAAAAGCCGGCACTAATACGGTGATAGAATTGTACTGGCAGTCCGACACCCCCATCTGGCAACCCGGTGACACGGTCACTCTGGTTGACTCCGGCGGGGAAACGCAGGCCACTTATCAAATACCCTAG
- a CDS encoding DUF664 domain-containing protein: MQIRIGLEENTEEGRFLAYALDHPGCFTYGEDEAETLIRMPLAVLTFDKWIRDHTAEPWAEFTDLDFRIVERFTTYNLNESYQSTAPGIGYQVNAWFHDDWRPLTKDEIDIALKVFHWQRDELLAGYTTLSPEILEMQRPDERWNITGIVKHVANAEHWYLSRLNLTDRERQDLAGDPVERLNQLASEIDRVFPTFASVVKVLGLEGEFWSPRKIVRRTLWHQRDHIEHIKKLVFPEK, encoded by the coding sequence ATGCAAATCCGTATCGGATTGGAAGAAAATACTGAAGAAGGTCGCTTTCTGGCCTATGCCCTCGATCACCCGGGATGTTTTACCTATGGTGAAGATGAAGCCGAAACCTTGATTCGTATGCCATTGGCTGTACTTACCTTCGATAAATGGATCCGAGATCACACCGCTGAACCCTGGGCAGAATTCACAGACCTGGATTTCAGAATTGTGGAAAGGTTTACGACCTACAACCTGAATGAAAGCTATCAATCCACAGCCCCCGGCATTGGCTATCAGGTCAACGCCTGGTTTCATGATGACTGGCGGCCACTGACCAAAGATGAAATCGACATCGCCCTCAAAGTTTTCCACTGGCAACGGGATGAGCTTCTGGCTGGTTACACCACCCTTTCACCGGAAATCCTTGAAATGCAGCGCCCAGATGAACGCTGGAATATCACCGGGATTGTCAAGCATGTCGCCAATGCCGAACATTGGTACCTTTCCCGCCTGAACCTGACCGATCGTGAACGCCAGGACCTGGCCGGAGATCCCGTGGAACGGCTCAATCAGTTGGCGTCTGAAATTGACCGAGTCTTCCCAACCTTCGCTAGCGTAGTGAAAGTCCTTGGGCTCGAAGGGGAATTCTGGTCCCCCCGCAAGATCGTCCGCCGCACACTCTGGCACCAGCGGGACCATATCGAACATATTAAGAAGTTGGTCTTTCCGGAAAAGTAA
- a CDS encoding adenine phosphoribosyltransferase (Catalyzes a salvage reaction resulting in the formation of AMP, that is energically less costly than de novo synthesis), producing the protein MSEKRETYGIDIAGIHRELELFEIKPGLRIAILNILGDTELVEACAKALAEKLSDIEFDVLVTAEAKSIPIAYALSVVTGKPFAILRKTYKAYMGDAIASETLSITTGKPQTLYLDEKDRKLIDGHKVVIVDDVISTGSTLQGMRMILEKAGGTITAEVAILTEGERAKWADIIALGHLPVFSD; encoded by the coding sequence ATGAGTGAGAAACGCGAGACCTACGGCATTGACATCGCCGGCATCCATCGGGAACTTGAACTTTTTGAAATCAAACCCGGCCTGCGCATTGCCATTCTGAATATCCTTGGCGACACAGAACTGGTTGAAGCCTGTGCCAAAGCCCTGGCCGAGAAATTATCCGATATCGAATTTGACGTCCTGGTGACGGCCGAAGCCAAGAGCATCCCAATTGCCTATGCGCTTTCCGTTGTGACCGGCAAGCCTTTCGCCATCCTTCGTAAGACCTACAAAGCCTATATGGGCGATGCTATCGCTTCCGAAACCCTTTCCATCACAACCGGCAAACCGCAAACCCTCTACCTTGATGAAAAAGACCGCAAATTGATTGATGGTCATAAGGTCGTGATTGTGGACGATGTGATTAGCACCGGTTCCACCCTGCAGGGCATGCGAATGATCCTGGAGAAAGCCGGTGGAACGATCACAGCCGAAGTCGCTATCCTCACAGAGGGTGAGCGTGCCAAATGGGCTGATATCATCGCCCTGGGCCATCTGCCTGTTTTCTCAGATTAA
- a CDS encoding methylated-DNA--[protein]-cysteine S-methyltransferase: MGKIFGVLDQTPVGPVSFMAGDQGLEQVAFSPLMAFKASLPVVDDQPSLKGMEVVSTLLAELSEYFFGLRKTFTTSIDWDVINGFQRDVLQLTAEIPFGEVRTYGELAQQLGKPGASRAVGTALARNPMALVIPCHRVIGSDRKMHGFAAPDGIKTKAWLLKLEGHEIKNDRVVGD; this comes from the coding sequence TTGGGAAAAATTTTCGGTGTATTGGATCAAACACCCGTTGGACCGGTCAGCTTCATGGCGGGCGATCAGGGTTTGGAGCAGGTTGCATTTTCACCATTGATGGCGTTCAAAGCAAGCCTGCCGGTTGTGGATGACCAACCTTCGCTTAAAGGGATGGAGGTCGTTTCCACCCTCCTGGCGGAACTGAGTGAATATTTCTTTGGTTTACGGAAAACATTTACTACCTCCATAGATTGGGATGTGATCAATGGCTTCCAGAGGGATGTGCTCCAACTGACAGCCGAGATACCCTTTGGCGAGGTCCGCACTTATGGCGAACTGGCTCAACAATTGGGAAAACCCGGGGCTTCACGTGCGGTGGGCACGGCACTGGCCCGCAATCCGATGGCGTTGGTGATCCCTTGTCACCGGGTGATTGGCAGCGATCGAAAAATGCATGGTTTTGCCGCACCGGATGGGATCAAGACCAAGGCCTGGCTGTTGAAACTTG